A part of Microaerobacter geothermalis genomic DNA contains:
- a CDS encoding DMT family transporter has translation MNKRLTADIILLLVALIWGATFVVVQNAIDTLPPFSFNGVRFTIASLFLFLIMLIFYRQQLASISRPLIRAGIILGIWLFSGYGFQTVGLLYTTSAKAGFITGLSVVLVPVFAFFILKEVPKWPAITGVMVATVGLYLLTLGDSFILNLGDFLIFLCAISFGMQIVFTGKYAPYHPALALALVQIGTVAVLSFILAFFLEDWRLALQSNILFNRDVAFALLVTAIPATALAFLAQTTFQKFTTSARVSLIFAMEPVFAALTAYIWQDELLSFKGFIGAFLIFLGMILAEIPPGTFSFLKRTKELKS, from the coding sequence ATGAATAAGCGATTAACCGCAGATATTATTTTACTTCTTGTTGCACTTATATGGGGAGCAACTTTTGTCGTGGTACAAAATGCGATAGACACCCTCCCCCCTTTTAGTTTTAACGGCGTTCGATTCACCATTGCTTCCTTATTTCTGTTTCTGATCATGCTCATTTTTTATCGACAACAATTAGCATCGATCTCCAGGCCTTTGATTAGAGCAGGAATTATTCTTGGAATATGGCTTTTTAGCGGATATGGTTTTCAAACCGTTGGACTTCTTTACACAACATCGGCAAAGGCAGGATTCATCACGGGTCTTTCTGTTGTCTTGGTTCCCGTTTTCGCCTTTTTCATTTTGAAGGAAGTTCCAAAGTGGCCGGCCATCACCGGTGTTATGGTCGCAACAGTCGGATTATATCTTTTAACTTTGGGAGATTCATTTATTCTTAACTTAGGGGATTTCCTTATATTTCTGTGTGCCATTTCTTTTGGAATGCAGATCGTATTTACAGGGAAATATGCTCCCTATCACCCAGCATTAGCCCTAGCTCTGGTCCAAATTGGGACTGTTGCAGTATTAAGCTTTATATTGGCGTTTTTTCTAGAAGATTGGCGTCTGGCATTACAAAGCAATATTTTATTCAACAGAGATGTCGCATTTGCTTTACTGGTTACTGCCATCCCAGCCACCGCCTTGGCTTTTTTAGCCCAAACCACTTTTCAAAAATTCACCACATCTGCAAGGGTCTCCTTAATCTTTGCTATGGAACCGGTATTTGCGGCACTGACAGCATACATATGGCAAGATGAACTGTTATCTTTTAAAGGGTTTATCGGTGCTTTTCTCATTTTTCTTGGTATGATTTTGGCGGAAATTCCTCCTGGAACCTTTTCTTTTCTAAAACGTACAAAGGAATTAAAATCATAA
- a CDS encoding methyl-accepting chemotaxis protein: protein MSRSMLKSRSAKLAMDKVKRIANELKPFFAQGKWKNQVDEIRQVLDRTLNKDEYLVIVDKEGFALFHTNRLREGILFNDEVGLQSAKTSEALLQIYPRNTGEVLIDASCPIYQEGSHHYNLRLGRIIHTPFLIPAIFGLGIVPSLLAVGIGFFSSMDYLHLALLGGAGVLSGLLGAAWLYQRISSHLNEWYSHSKAVQSGDLTKLLPARGRDYFSQMAFELNKITKGLNTMIREITGASEATRKISEAQAKEANDLAKAFEELSEVMEEFRQGTEEQLSSMKQGHEKINSMVELSRDMQQKVTEALKLSEDAFIKAEQGSQSVTISKEKMKTIQEMAYRSSEMIKRVSVDTEEIVSKVSSITHIARQTNLLALNASIEASRAGESGRGFAVVASEVRKLAEETSQFADEIMTLLANVKQHSVEAVKRVENSVSEIDQGMSIIEGTGQAIIYLRDVVEKTKKQVTGNFQHSQEVLENCFELESILNHLNHIAKEFTVSANTAATAVEDQVDVIQMLAKDANTLSQQSKTLEGIVSRFRC from the coding sequence ATGTCAAGGTCTATGTTAAAAAGTAGAAGCGCCAAATTGGCCATGGATAAAGTTAAAAGGATTGCTAATGAACTAAAGCCTTTTTTTGCCCAAGGAAAATGGAAGAATCAAGTTGATGAAATAAGACAAGTCCTTGACCGCACTCTAAATAAGGATGAGTATCTTGTGATTGTCGATAAAGAGGGCTTCGCACTTTTTCACACGAATCGCTTGCGGGAAGGAATTCTGTTTAACGATGAGGTCGGGCTTCAGTCTGCCAAAACTTCAGAAGCTCTATTACAGATATATCCAAGAAACACTGGCGAAGTATTGATTGATGCTTCATGTCCCATATATCAGGAAGGATCCCATCACTACAATTTACGATTGGGACGAATTATACATACACCTTTTTTAATTCCAGCCATTTTTGGATTGGGAATCGTCCCCTCCTTATTGGCTGTAGGAATTGGATTTTTCTCTTCGATGGATTATTTGCATTTGGCTCTATTGGGAGGGGCGGGGGTATTATCAGGCTTGTTGGGAGCGGCATGGCTTTATCAACGCATCTCATCCCACCTTAATGAGTGGTATAGCCACTCTAAAGCAGTTCAATCCGGTGATTTAACCAAACTGTTACCAGCCAGGGGCAGGGATTATTTCAGTCAAATGGCCTTTGAATTGAACAAAATAACGAAGGGTTTAAACACCATGATTCGAGAGATTACAGGGGCTTCAGAGGCTACGAGAAAAATAAGCGAAGCTCAGGCGAAAGAGGCCAATGATTTGGCAAAGGCCTTTGAAGAACTGTCAGAGGTGATGGAGGAATTTCGCCAGGGAACAGAGGAACAGCTTTCCTCAATGAAACAGGGACATGAAAAGATCAATAGCATGGTAGAACTTTCGAGGGATATGCAGCAGAAAGTGACGGAAGCATTGAAATTAAGTGAAGATGCGTTTATCAAAGCGGAACAGGGAAGCCAATCCGTTACTATTTCCAAAGAAAAAATGAAAACCATTCAAGAAATGGCTTATCGCTCATCAGAAATGATTAAACGAGTATCGGTAGATACGGAGGAAATTGTATCTAAAGTTTCGTCAATCACACATATTGCCAGACAAACAAACCTTTTGGCACTAAATGCGTCCATTGAGGCATCAAGGGCCGGTGAGAGTGGTAGAGGATTTGCCGTTGTTGCCAGTGAGGTAAGAAAATTGGCCGAAGAGACGTCCCAATTTGCCGATGAAATTATGACCCTGTTGGCCAATGTGAAACAGCATTCCGTGGAAGCAGTGAAACGTGTAGAAAACAGTGTATCTGAGATTGATCAGGGAATGAGCATTATTGAAGGAACTGGACAAGCGATTATCTATCTAAGGGATGTCGTGGAAAAAACAAAAAAACAGGTGACAGGCAATTTTCAACATTCCCAAGAAGTATTGGAGAATTGCTTTGAATTGGAAAGCATACTTAATCACTTAAATCATATTGCCAAAGAGTTTACCGTGTCTGCGAATACGGCAGCCACTGCGGTAGAAGATCAGGTCGATGTAATTCAAATGTTGGCCAAGGATGCCAACACCCTTTCCCAACAATCCAAAACATTGGAAGGCATCGTCAGCAGATTTCGTTGTTAA
- a CDS encoding FadR/GntR family transcriptional regulator translates to MNWEPIKKKKVYEMVIERLKHSIESGLINPGDRLPSERDLAVTLSVSRSAVREALSVMESRGIIEIKSGIGVFLVEDKRDQMVSKIEEIFSKNTNELLELLELRQGIEGQAAYLAALRADKKNVLVIERALSDLEKAVAERKIAAEEDFNFHLAVVNASSNQMMLKTFSLISNAIIEGLKHSRSESLSVPGRSRIVLEEHRAIYEAIKKKDPEQARNAISYHIDQVIKRYC, encoded by the coding sequence ATGAATTGGGAACCGATCAAAAAAAAGAAAGTATATGAAATGGTCATTGAACGACTGAAACATTCAATAGAATCAGGTTTAATCAATCCCGGTGACAGGCTGCCCTCGGAAAGAGATCTTGCGGTAACTTTATCTGTTTCAAGGAGTGCCGTTCGTGAAGCATTAAGTGTAATGGAATCAAGAGGAATCATAGAAATCAAGTCCGGGATTGGCGTTTTTCTGGTAGAAGATAAAAGGGATCAAATGGTTTCAAAGATAGAAGAAATATTTTCGAAAAATACCAATGAACTTCTGGAATTGTTGGAACTTCGTCAAGGCATTGAAGGCCAGGCTGCCTATTTGGCCGCCTTGAGAGCTGATAAAAAAAATGTACTTGTCATTGAGAGGGCATTGTCTGATTTGGAAAAAGCAGTCGCTGAAAGGAAAATCGCGGCAGAAGAGGATTTTAACTTTCACCTGGCTGTGGTCAATGCCAGCAGCAATCAAATGATGCTGAAAACATTTTCTCTCATCTCAAATGCGATTATTGAAGGGTTGAAACATAGCAGAAGCGAATCGCTGTCTGTTCCTGGCAGAAGCCGAATTGTATTGGAAGAACATCGGGCAATCTATGAAGCGATTAAGAAAAAGGATCCCGAACAAGCCCGAAATGCGATTAGCTATCACATTGATCAAGTCATCAAGAGATATTGTTGA